From Streptosporangium album, the proteins below share one genomic window:
- the orn gene encoding oligoribonuclease, whose amino-acid sequence MSDLLVWIDCEMTGLDLGRDALVEVACVVTDGELNQLDKGVDVVIKPPPEALAQMSEVVREMHTASGLLDELGGGVTLAEAETLVLDYIRSHIREPKKAPLCGNSISTDRSFLSRDMPAVDTFLHYRMIDVSSVKELARRWYPRVYFASPEKQGGHRALADIVESIRELRYYRAAIFVAQPGPDSATARELAEGVSTPAS is encoded by the coding sequence ATGAGTGACCTGCTGGTCTGGATCGACTGTGAGATGACCGGGCTCGACCTCGGCCGGGACGCGCTCGTCGAGGTGGCCTGCGTGGTCACCGACGGCGAGCTGAACCAGCTCGACAAGGGGGTGGACGTGGTCATCAAGCCCCCGCCCGAGGCGCTGGCGCAGATGTCGGAGGTGGTCAGGGAGATGCACACCGCCTCCGGGCTGCTCGACGAGCTCGGCGGCGGCGTCACGCTGGCCGAGGCCGAGACCCTCGTGCTCGACTACATCAGAAGCCACATCCGGGAGCCGAAGAAGGCGCCGCTCTGCGGCAACTCCATCTCCACCGACCGGTCGTTCCTCTCACGCGACATGCCGGCCGTGGACACGTTCCTGCACTACCGGATGATCGACGTGTCCTCGGTGAAGGAACTCGCCCGCCGGTGGTACCCGCGGGTCTACTTCGCCTCGCCCGAGAAGCAGGGGGGACACCGGGCGCTGGCCGACATCGTCGAGAGCATCCGCGAGCTGCGCTACTACCGCGCGGCGATCTTCGTGGCCCAGCCGGGTCCCGACTCGGCCACCGCCCGCGAGCTGGCTGAGGGCGTCTCCACCCCGGCGTCCTGA
- a CDS encoding helix-turn-helix domain-containing protein, whose amino-acid sequence MRVDDAPFDAEPRVETGLSRRETEVMELIATGRSNGQIAQHLFLSEKTVKNHVNRIYAKLGVDSRVTAIGLWQRRVAHEDPSRL is encoded by the coding sequence ATGAGAGTCGACGACGCCCCCTTCGACGCGGAGCCCAGGGTCGAGACGGGCTTGAGCAGGCGGGAGACCGAGGTCATGGAGCTGATCGCCACAGGTCGTTCCAACGGGCAGATCGCCCAGCACCTGTTCCTCAGCGAGAAGACCGTGAAGAACCACGTGAATCGGATCTACGCCAAGCTCGGCGTGGACTCGCGGGTCACCGCGATCGGCCTCTGGCAGCGACGGGTCGCCCACGAGGATCCCTCGCGCCTCTGA
- a CDS encoding DUF2510 domain-containing protein gives MTTQTPSGWYPDPYGSPQLRWWDGNQWTDATHPADAPAGQALSQTPQTGPSPQPAPQQAGPPQQAGPSGPTGPWSQPVPPPQGPGTQPNWGAGPPSGATMQMPAGGYGLPTGPPPGKSSPWPWILGGGAVVVVVVGIVIAAMFLMNPNGRPVASDPAPVPGVTTEDPAFPPSPEPSAPPSDEPDSGNTDLPQPQDGRLKDPVTGLSYAFPGSPWKVPERVGGGPLGFTWSSAAVATAQENYDGQGNNWVGNVFVGELPDKFGYNGVATMRKTAATLLLATEENFYSPGHGRKIVRNKAVKVGGKDAWVLMFDLDFSKESAANGWKWKKERGAFVIVDRGEGARPALVYVSAPDNLGVSVTNRVVDSLKLS, from the coding sequence ATGACCACGCAGACCCCCTCCGGGTGGTATCCCGACCCCTACGGTTCACCCCAGCTGAGATGGTGGGACGGCAACCAGTGGACCGACGCCACCCACCCGGCGGACGCGCCTGCCGGGCAGGCCCTGTCTCAGACGCCGCAGACCGGACCGTCACCCCAGCCCGCGCCCCAGCAGGCAGGTCCGCCCCAGCAGGCAGGTCCCTCCGGTCCCACGGGGCCGTGGAGCCAGCCCGTTCCCCCGCCCCAGGGTCCGGGGACGCAACCGAACTGGGGCGCCGGCCCGCCTAGCGGGGCGACGATGCAGATGCCCGCCGGGGGGTACGGCCTCCCCACCGGCCCCCCGCCCGGCAAGAGCAGCCCGTGGCCGTGGATCCTGGGCGGCGGCGCGGTGGTGGTCGTGGTCGTCGGGATCGTGATCGCCGCGATGTTCCTGATGAATCCCAACGGCAGGCCGGTCGCGAGCGACCCCGCCCCCGTCCCGGGGGTGACGACCGAGGATCCGGCCTTCCCGCCGAGCCCCGAACCGTCGGCCCCGCCGTCCGATGAGCCGGACAGCGGCAACACCGACCTGCCCCAGCCGCAGGACGGGCGTCTCAAAGATCCGGTGACCGGCCTGTCCTACGCGTTCCCCGGTTCCCCCTGGAAGGTGCCGGAGAGGGTCGGCGGTGGCCCGCTCGGGTTCACCTGGTCCAGCGCGGCCGTGGCGACCGCCCAGGAGAACTACGACGGCCAGGGCAACAACTGGGTCGGCAACGTGTTCGTCGGGGAGCTCCCCGACAAGTTCGGCTACAACGGGGTCGCCACCATGCGGAAGACGGCCGCCACGCTGCTGCTCGCGACCGAGGAGAACTTCTACAGCCCCGGGCACGGGCGGAAGATCGTGCGGAACAAGGCCGTCAAGGTGGGCGGCAAGGACGCCTGGGTGCTCATGTTCGACCTGGACTTCTCCAAGGAGTCGGCGGCCAACGGCTGGAAGTGGAAGAAGGAACGGGGCGCCTTCGTGATCGTGGATCGGGGAGAGGGCGCACGTCCGGCGCTGGTCTACGTGTCCGCGCCCGACAATCTGGGCGTCTCGGTGACCAATCGTGTCGTCGACTCGCTCAAGCTCTCCTGA